In Candidatus Binataceae bacterium, the DNA window GCCAAACCGGAATTCCCCCGTTTCTTCAACAAGCAGGTCAGTTGTATCGTAGGGCCCTTCGATCCGATTGAGATACCGCGCGCCTCGGCGGCAGTTGATTATGAAGGCGAACTGGCCTTCGTCATCGGCCGCCGTTGTCGTCACGTTCCGCGCCAGCGCGCGCGCGAGGTCATTGCCGGCTACATGATCGTCAACGATGTCAGCGTACGCGACTGGCAAGGCAAGGCGCCCACCATCACCCTGGGCAAGTCCTGGGACAGCCACGGTCCCACCGGACCATGGATTGTAACCGCCGACGAGGTCCGCGATCCTCAGGCTTTGGAACTACGCACCTGGGTCAACGGCGAATTGCGCCAGCATTCCAATACCCGTCACATGATTTATGACTGTTTCGCCCAGATAGAGCTGCTTTCCACCGTCTTCACCCTTCTGCCGGGCATGATCGTCTCCACCGGCACGCCCAGCGGGGTGGCGCACGGAATGAACCCACCTCGCTACCTACGGGCAGGCGATCGGGTCAAGATCGAAATCGAGGGTGTGGGGGCGATCGACAATCCGGTGATCGACGAGCCCGCTGACAGCGCCCGGCTCTAAGCCTACGCCGTGCCTCAGGCCGTTTTGCGCCGACGATTTTCCGACCTACGAGCCGCCTGGAGAGACCGGCCAAGTCGGGTGCAATAACTGCGGCTTGGCTTGGGGAGGCGCGAGAGCCCGATCGCTGGCGATCGCTTCGCTGGCTTCGCTTTGGGCCAGCGCTTGCTGTTCCACAGTTTCCCGCAAGCGGCTGGAAATCGGGATTCGCCGAACGATCTCCCGGCACGCCTCTTCCTCAGCCCGCGCCAAGTTGATGTCGCGCAGTTGCAAAATGTTTTGCGCTGAGTTGATCGCGATATCCTCCAGGTCAAGGGCTGGGAGCACCTGCGCCTCCCAGCGGCTGCCGGCCGCGTCGATCAGCGTACTGCCATCGCGGGTGGAAACCATCCGCATCCGGACCCCGACTTGCCAAGCGGCGCCCAAGAGCAGGTAGTAGGCCTCGTAATGCACCACCTCGCCGTAAACTACCGCATCAACTCCTAGCCATCGTCCCAGTTCCTGGGGCGGTACCCGAGCGAGTTTCTGCGGAGTGTCGACCCCGCGATCCTTGAGCACCGCATCAATCCCGTAGAGATTGGCCATGGCGAACTCGCGCTCGGCCAAATAGCCTTGTAGCGCCCGCCGCAGCCGTTGGGCATGCGTCCAGGCCAGAATCATCCGTTCATCATGGCTGTGGTGGGTCAAGGGTATTTTATTTACCACGAACTCGGCGCTACCGACGTCTGTAAAGGGCAGCACGGCAATGTGCTCCGGGGTATTTTTAAGATAAGCCGGCGCCAGCGTGACGGTAAAGGAACCAGGATCGGTTTCCACTATCCGGTCGAGCAGGGTTTTGCGACCATGGCTCTGGAGGTCGTACTCGGGTTGGAAGAAGGGGCGAGTTTCGTAATTATTGCCGGTGGTGCAACTCCACAACGCCAGTGTTGCAACTAACGCCCAGTTTTTCCCCAGACGCCGGCCACGGCCAAGCGCTATGTCCTTACCACGCACGCCCTGACATCGGAGCAAGGTTTCTGCCACGCTTGCCCGCATAGCCGCAGCAACGCCGCCTCAATTCCTTGTTTTGGCCTGAGCGCTTGCTTTTCACCACGCCCGCACGGTGGCTCGGCATGGGTTCAAGCATACGCATGACGACCATGCTTGGCATCGGTTTACATGTAAAAATTTCAGGCATTCAGAGCTTGAGCCTCTAAATCTCCCATAAATAGCGGCAAAAGTTAATGGCCCGCGATTTGCTTAAATTTGCATCCGTAGGCAGCTAAAATGGTAGAGGACGATAGCTCCTCCCAATAGATTAAAGAGCGAAAAGGCGACAGGTCTACATGATTAGTACCAAGGAGAGGAAGCAGGTTATGCAGAACGTACAGCGTGAGCCTCAGGGCGAAGGATTCTATGATCGGCAGATCAACGCGGGTGGCGGCGGTGAGATACTGACCGTGCGGATGGTTTCCGATTACTTGCATTGTCATCCCAGCACGATTTACCGCTTGATTAAGCATCGCGCGATTCCGGCCTTCAAAATCGGAGCCGATTGGCGCTTCCATCGGGCTGCTTTAGAGCGTTGGCTCAACGCCAAGATCGAAGCCGCCGACCGCAACTAAGCTGCTTCACGCCGCTGCGGAAGAGATCGGGCGTCCTTGTGCCCAGGCCAGCTTTTGGAACAGGGCCAGATAAGGCCCCCAGGTGAAGTTGCGCCATAAAACCAGTCGCAGTTGACGTGGACTGCAAAAGTTCCGAGCGATTGCTTCACCTGCGCTAGCCGCCGGCGAACAGGTATCGTGCCTGCGCGGCAAAAGCCTTGGTCGCATACACGATGCGAGCCGAAAGAAGGTTGATGCCCGCTTGTCGCCACGGGAGGGAGCGAGGTCTTTTGGTCCGGCGAAAGCCCCTAAGCAAACCCCATTCCGTTCCTTTCCGCCCTGACCAGGGAACAGGAGACCGTGGCCGAAGCTACGGAGCACAGCCAACTGGGCTCAAGGCGCGGTTGGTGGCCCAATACGCGGGAGCTTGACCGGGGCAGCCAAACCGAGAAACTCACTGAGGCTGCTGGCGGCATGA includes these proteins:
- a CDS encoding fumarylacetoacetate hydrolase family protein produces the protein MKLLSFSYHGQNRVGVLRDNEVVDLGTFPELPQTMLALLEAGPAALERVGTAADRATTRLALSEVKLEAPLRQPPEFLAIGRNYADHIAEMGHAKPEFPRFFNKQVSCIVGPFDPIEIPRASAAVDYEGELAFVIGRRCRHVPRQRAREVIAGYMIVNDVSVRDWQGKAPTITLGKSWDSHGPTGPWIVTADEVRDPQALELRTWVNGELRQHSNTRHMIYDCFAQIELLSTVFTLLPGMIVSTGTPSGVAHGMNPPRYLRAGDRVKIEIEGVGAIDNPVIDEPADSARL
- a CDS encoding GNA1162 family protein — translated: MWSCTTGNNYETRPFFQPEYDLQSHGRKTLLDRIVETDPGSFTVTLAPAYLKNTPEHIAVLPFTDVGSAEFVVNKIPLTHHSHDERMILAWTHAQRLRRALQGYLAEREFAMANLYGIDAVLKDRGVDTPQKLARVPPQELGRWLGVDAVVYGEVVHYEAYYLLLGAAWQVGVRMRMVSTRDGSTLIDAAGSRWEAQVLPALDLEDIAINSAQNILQLRDINLARAEEEACREIVRRIPISSRLRETVEQQALAQSEASEAIASDRALAPPQAKPQLLHPTWPVSPGGS
- a CDS encoding helix-turn-helix domain-containing protein → MQNVQREPQGEGFYDRQINAGGGGEILTVRMVSDYLHCHPSTIYRLIKHRAIPAFKIGADWRFHRAALERWLNAKIEAADRN